In one Nitrososphaera viennensis EN76 genomic region, the following are encoded:
- a CDS encoding patatin-like phospholipase family protein, with amino-acid sequence MPEGKNKGQRARVFQGGGALGAYEAGTYQQIYKKVSQENADGRLFDIITGTSIGAINSTVLVGHYLRNNSWKGSAEKILEFWKGLMCTTIADDLFGRNPFIRNSWDYLHATNSGIADTESARRFWSIFEFAFTPRGVPNMYESVPTWGSKFLNPFTDFLPWWRYDYRQLRSYLSKFVDFPIKTSLEKGQPRLLLTSVDIQDYATPVVFDSYEKLHDASVNDDVTIDTAKEGKSKNSRWFSEYGNSENRHIVFYDGIGPDQVLASALGKYALDHPQIEDKATGTVRQLWDGGYLSNTPLRELLTAHKNYWMEYLRKNRGGSQKSFTRAPELEVYIVNLHPLAPKDIPQDKDLIDDRERVIFYFTIGLRTMNTLRMS; translated from the coding sequence TTGCCAGAAGGCAAGAACAAAGGTCAAAGAGCACGGGTCTTCCAAGGAGGCGGCGCGCTTGGTGCCTACGAAGCCGGCACCTACCAACAGATCTATAAAAAAGTCAGCCAGGAAAACGCGGACGGCAGGCTGTTTGATATTATCACAGGTACTTCTATAGGGGCCATAAATTCCACGGTCTTGGTAGGACACTATCTCAGGAACAACAGCTGGAAAGGCTCTGCAGAGAAAATCTTGGAATTCTGGAAAGGACTTATGTGCACCACTATTGCGGATGATCTGTTCGGCAGGAACCCGTTTATCCGCAACTCATGGGACTATTTACACGCGACCAATTCCGGCATAGCCGATACAGAAAGTGCCAGAAGGTTCTGGTCGATTTTCGAGTTTGCCTTCACCCCACGCGGGGTACCAAACATGTATGAATCTGTCCCAACATGGGGCTCCAAGTTCCTCAACCCGTTTACGGATTTCTTGCCGTGGTGGCGGTACGACTATAGGCAATTGAGGAGCTATCTTTCAAAGTTCGTCGATTTCCCCATAAAAACAAGTCTTGAAAAAGGACAGCCAAGATTGCTTCTCACCAGCGTTGACATTCAGGATTATGCGACACCGGTGGTATTTGACAGCTATGAAAAACTGCATGACGCTTCCGTTAATGATGATGTTACCATTGACACAGCAAAAGAGGGAAAAAGTAAAAACAGCAGATGGTTTTCAGAATACGGAAATTCGGAAAACAGACACATTGTATTTTACGATGGAATCGGCCCAGATCAGGTGCTCGCAAGCGCTCTCGGCAAGTATGCTCTGGACCATCCTCAAATTGAGGATAAAGCAACTGGAACGGTACGGCAATTGTGGGACGGTGGATACCTAAGCAATACCCCGTTGCGTGAACTCTTGACAGCCCATAAAAATTACTGGATGGAATATTTGCGAAAGAACCGTGGAGGCAGCCAAAAATCATTTACGCGGGCCCCAGAGCTTGAAGTGTACATCGTCAACCTGCATCCTCTGGCACCAAAGGATATTCCACAGGACAAGGATCTTATTGATGACAGAGAGAGAGTGATATTCTATTTCACGATAGGACTACGTACGATGAATACGTTGCGTATGTCATGA
- the wecB gene encoding non-hydrolyzing UDP-N-acetylglucosamine 2-epimerase yields the protein MKIASVVGARPNFIKLAPVHKALARNPEIEHTIIHTGQHYDFEMSEIFFKEFKLPKPDINLKVGSGTPGYQTGEMIKRIEKVLLRSGFDLVMVYGDTNSTLAGALAAVGSKTRLAHVESGLRSFDRRMPEETNRVLTDHISNYLFASTRTAVGNLRKESVQGDIVYSGDLSVEIVDEAVRAGAKSDVLDRLSLEPKSYVLLTIHRVENTTASPHNLATIIKAIKALKDTTIVFPIHPRTLKAIKDSRHLPALSRCKNLRMIKPLGYVDFVKLARNASKIVTDSGGVQKEAFLLKVPCITTRRNTEWVETVDLGWNKLVGSSDAQAIIEAVQKWAPVGKKPRAVFGQGKASAIVRDRIVSLLESKIEEN from the coding sequence TTGAAAATAGCATCTGTAGTAGGGGCCCGGCCCAATTTTATCAAGCTTGCGCCAGTCCACAAGGCGCTTGCCAGAAATCCTGAAATCGAGCACACGATAATCCACACCGGCCAGCATTACGACTTTGAAATGTCCGAGATATTTTTCAAAGAGTTCAAGCTCCCAAAGCCGGACATCAACCTGAAGGTGGGGTCCGGCACCCCGGGATACCAGACGGGAGAGATGATAAAGAGGATCGAAAAAGTGCTCTTGCGCTCAGGTTTTGATCTGGTGATGGTCTATGGGGACACCAACTCTACGCTGGCAGGGGCATTGGCCGCTGTCGGGTCCAAAACAAGGCTGGCCCATGTCGAATCGGGGCTGAGGAGCTTTGACAGGCGGATGCCTGAAGAAACAAACAGGGTCCTGACGGATCACATAAGCAACTATTTGTTTGCGTCGACGCGTACGGCAGTCGGCAACCTGCGCAAAGAATCCGTTCAGGGCGATATAGTCTACAGCGGCGACCTGTCCGTGGAAATCGTCGACGAAGCAGTCCGGGCAGGAGCAAAGTCAGACGTCCTTGACAGGCTGTCCCTGGAACCAAAGTCGTACGTCCTCCTGACAATCCACCGGGTGGAAAACACTACTGCATCGCCGCACAACCTGGCGACCATAATCAAGGCGATAAAGGCGCTCAAGGACACGACAATAGTGTTTCCAATACACCCGCGGACTCTAAAGGCCATCAAAGACAGCCGCCACCTCCCTGCCCTCTCGCGTTGCAAAAACCTGAGAATGATAAAGCCTCTTGGGTACGTCGACTTTGTCAAGCTGGCGCGCAACGCAAGCAAGATAGTCACCGATTCAGGCGGCGTCCAGAAGGAAGCCTTTCTCCTGAAGGTTCCCTGCATCACCACCCGCCGGAACACTGAATGGGTCGAAACAGTCGACCTGGGGTGGAACAAACTTGTGGGCAGCAGCGACGCGCAGGCGATAATCGAGGCGGTCCAGAAATGGGCGCCTGTCGGGAAAAAGCCCAGAGCCGTCTTTGGACAGGGCAAAGCCTCTGCAATAGTCAGGGACAGGATCGTGTCTCTGCTCGAAAGCAAGATCGAGGAAAACTAA
- a CDS encoding Piwi domain-containing protein: MERQLSSYQINLFRYEGKPFESGVTLAVYKPKNEVPEDKLFLVGQATKAVQDNAGEGAVAFQYGTTVYCLSKMPSNLKDSIPVADSYSKEINIWYRNQDHVAHPSNQSDRELLRRLVAKAISNQHIQNKWFVEQYKMVYHWSFRLSEQLSHGKFEVYHGFVFRPYIYEDGTCAVLLDPKFKFVLKETLRDYIASLEQQGKTREEIEYILRGEQVIDHCPVIDCMHRNNPESDCRLKGSGKRRLLTGLDFTRKPTASGHGDLLQYHRNVVCKNNGKIADMMQDSAPIAMIQFPNTPRPYDYPLERLRREVRMHDLDKIGRIKVMEYMRPSMVSRWNMTKSFIQYVDNVPLANLTLRISRDFSQAGERGFPWENFEMLPDVPLAFAKGKEDTDPMRGLEENGPFDLNDERITNVEFTIYCFSRRVTLEQIEEFYNDLTNGFQGRPLFKGFHSLFNVRAPKFDKSMVKYKIELPPPPQKAGSKKFALVIVPAISFKKAKEYMPLKQLFVKNGIPSQFVLSQNIAPDLTPSKYVGILKNLALEIYAKIGGTAWALSRPTGDGKCFIGVDSITRKKVTYFSVQVFNGRGVWICGWTRSVPAEQYGKSLQDTLTNAIRIFAKTQGAIKEVVAHKEGNVWSSETDAIKSATAHHKTRVVSIIKTGIMRVYDKSKQDNITNRGLFVELDKNEALLVTSGPPHPIQGSQKALTVRVASGLDGTTLKDICNDVFLLSTSYGGYILAATSKPVTTYYANKATSISAQNGLEVSDDLWRSTWFI, from the coding sequence ATGGAAAGACAACTCTCCAGCTACCAGATCAACCTCTTCAGGTACGAAGGTAAGCCGTTCGAGTCAGGCGTGACCTTGGCGGTCTACAAACCGAAAAACGAGGTCCCAGAAGACAAGCTCTTCCTAGTAGGCCAGGCTACAAAAGCAGTACAGGACAATGCAGGCGAAGGTGCTGTTGCATTCCAGTACGGAACCACTGTTTACTGCTTGTCCAAGATGCCAAGCAACCTGAAGGATTCGATACCTGTCGCTGACAGCTACAGTAAGGAGATCAACATTTGGTACAGAAACCAAGACCATGTCGCTCACCCAAGCAACCAAAGTGACCGAGAACTGCTCAGGCGGCTCGTGGCGAAAGCGATCAGCAACCAGCACATACAGAACAAATGGTTTGTCGAGCAGTACAAGATGGTATATCATTGGTCATTCAGGCTGTCTGAACAGCTATCGCATGGGAAGTTCGAAGTTTACCACGGGTTCGTATTCAGACCTTACATCTACGAGGATGGAACATGCGCCGTCCTCCTCGACCCAAAATTCAAGTTCGTGCTCAAAGAGACGTTGAGGGATTACATTGCAAGCCTGGAACAGCAGGGCAAGACGAGAGAGGAAATCGAATACATCTTGCGCGGAGAGCAGGTAATAGACCACTGTCCAGTCATCGACTGCATGCACCGTAATAACCCTGAAAGCGATTGCAGGCTAAAGGGTTCTGGCAAGAGGAGGCTGCTTACCGGGCTTGACTTTACACGTAAACCCACGGCGTCGGGTCATGGCGACTTGCTGCAATATCATAGAAACGTAGTATGTAAGAACAATGGAAAAATTGCGGACATGATGCAGGACTCTGCACCAATTGCGATGATCCAGTTCCCTAATACACCAAGACCGTACGACTACCCGCTGGAAAGGCTCAGGCGCGAAGTCAGGATGCACGACCTTGATAAAATCGGAAGGATAAAGGTCATGGAATACATGCGGCCGTCGATGGTCAGCCGCTGGAATATGACAAAATCGTTCATCCAGTATGTCGACAACGTACCTCTGGCCAACCTTACATTAAGAATATCAAGAGATTTTTCCCAAGCAGGCGAAAGGGGATTCCCGTGGGAGAACTTTGAAATGTTGCCCGATGTTCCCCTGGCGTTTGCAAAAGGAAAAGAAGACACCGACCCCATGAGAGGGCTCGAAGAGAACGGTCCTTTTGACCTGAATGATGAAAGGATAACAAACGTCGAATTCACGATCTATTGTTTTTCAAGAAGGGTGACGCTAGAGCAGATCGAAGAGTTCTACAACGATTTGACAAACGGCTTCCAGGGCAGACCCCTGTTCAAAGGTTTCCACAGCCTCTTCAACGTCAGGGCGCCGAAATTCGACAAGTCGATGGTCAAGTACAAAATAGAACTGCCACCGCCGCCCCAAAAAGCAGGGTCAAAAAAATTCGCCTTGGTGATCGTGCCTGCGATATCATTCAAGAAGGCGAAGGAGTACATGCCATTGAAACAACTATTCGTCAAGAATGGCATTCCAAGCCAGTTCGTGTTGTCGCAGAATATTGCGCCCGACCTGACTCCGTCGAAATACGTCGGCATCTTGAAGAACCTGGCATTAGAGATTTACGCAAAGATAGGCGGAACCGCATGGGCCTTGAGCAGGCCGACAGGAGACGGCAAATGCTTCATCGGAGTCGACTCCATTACGCGGAAAAAGGTCACATACTTTTCTGTGCAGGTGTTCAACGGACGCGGCGTATGGATCTGTGGCTGGACTAGGTCTGTCCCCGCTGAGCAATATGGCAAATCTTTACAGGACACTCTCACAAACGCCATCAGAATATTTGCAAAGACCCAAGGTGCAATAAAAGAGGTCGTTGCGCATAAGGAAGGCAATGTGTGGAGCTCGGAGACAGATGCAATAAAGAGTGCGACAGCCCATCACAAGACTAGAGTGGTATCGATAATCAAGACAGGAATAATGCGCGTCTATGACAAATCGAAACAGGACAACATAACAAACCGCGGGCTCTTCGTAGAATTAGACAAGAATGAGGCCCTGCTAGTCACCAGCGGACCACCACATCCAATACAAGGTTCGCAGAAGGCTCTGACTGTCAGAGTCGCTTCAGGCTTGGATGGAACGACACTTAAGGACATATGCAACGATGTTTTCCTTCTCTCGACAAGCTACGGAGGATACATTCTGGCTGCAACTTCGAAACCCGTCACTACGTACTATGCAAATAAAGCAACCAGCATATCTGCCCAAAATGGGCTTGAAGTGTCTGATGATCTTTGGAGAAGCACCTGGTTCATTTAG
- a CDS encoding pyruvoyl-dependent arginine decarboxylase translates to MSYVPRMMFFTKGKGVHKDNLTSFELALRDAGIADLNLVSVSSIKPPHCKIVGTKEGRIHLRPGQVAFAVMARSATNEPNRLIAASVGLAMPADDSQYGYLSEHHSTGETAQKAGDYAEDMAMEMLATTLGLPNDPSLAWNQKEEQWKLSGKIYRTQNFTQSAEGNKDGLWTTVVSAAILIL, encoded by the coding sequence CTGTCATACGTGCCAAGGATGATGTTTTTTACAAAGGGAAAGGGCGTGCACAAGGACAACCTTACGAGTTTTGAGCTGGCGCTGAGAGACGCAGGCATTGCCGACCTCAACCTGGTCTCTGTCTCCAGCATAAAGCCGCCGCATTGCAAGATTGTCGGCACAAAAGAAGGCAGGATCCATCTTCGCCCCGGCCAGGTGGCATTTGCAGTCATGGCCCGCTCTGCCACGAACGAGCCAAACAGGCTGATTGCCGCATCAGTCGGGCTTGCGATGCCCGCCGACGACAGCCAGTACGGGTACCTCTCGGAGCACCACTCGACAGGCGAAACTGCGCAAAAGGCCGGAGACTATGCGGAGGACATGGCCATGGAGATGCTTGCCACCACGCTTGGGTTGCCCAACGACCCGAGCCTTGCATGGAACCAGAAGGAGGAGCAGTGGAAGCTTTCAGGCAAGATCTACAGGACGCAGAATTTCACGCAATCTGCGGAGGGCAACAAAGACGGCCTATGGACTACGGTAGTAAGTGCTGCCATACTGATCCTGTAG
- a CDS encoding nuclear transport factor 2 family protein, with the protein MSLPELPDPIGRFVDAVNRGDTGSFLDFFPSDGVVDDSGRRFVGHEAIRRWSDREFIGAKGRMTVTSVEQTKKNIVSVAADWASNYFTGPSRFVFVLKGKKIQEIRIMSV; encoded by the coding sequence GTGAGTTTACCTGAACTTCCTGACCCAATAGGCCGTTTCGTCGATGCGGTCAACCGAGGCGACACAGGGTCTTTTCTTGACTTTTTTCCTAGCGATGGCGTGGTGGATGACTCTGGGCGGCGCTTCGTTGGTCATGAAGCCATCCGGCGCTGGAGCGACCGGGAGTTCATCGGTGCAAAAGGGCGCATGACTGTTACAAGTGTCGAGCAAACGAAGAAGAACATAGTCAGCGTCGCGGCTGATTGGGCAAGCAACTACTTTACGGGTCCCAGCCGCTTTGTTTTTGTGCTCAAAGGCAAAAAAATTCAAGAGATCCGCATCATGAGCGTGTGA